A portion of the Intestinibacillus sp. Marseille-P6563 genome contains these proteins:
- a CDS encoding copper homeostasis protein CutC: MKHFTLECCVDSVASARAAQTGGATRLELCANLIIGGTSPSLALFSRVREAVDIPIRVLLRPRFGDFLYDSDELTILEDEVRAFRSAGADGVVIGCLTADGDLDMPAMSRLMEAAAGIPVTLHRAFDVCSDPQKALEQAKQLGVSTILTSGAKASALEGKALLVDLHAQAGEIEILAGAGINAQAIARLVQDTPLSSFHMSGKTVLHSGMRYRNPDVFMGLPGIPEDQIWQTDAEAIRAARTVLEQA, encoded by the coding sequence ATGAAACATTTTACCTTAGAATGCTGTGTTGACAGTGTCGCTTCCGCCCGGGCTGCCCAGACCGGCGGTGCGACCCGTTTGGAACTGTGCGCCAATCTGATCATTGGCGGCACTTCGCCCAGCCTTGCGCTCTTTTCCCGGGTGCGGGAAGCGGTCGATATTCCGATTCGAGTGCTGCTGCGCCCCCGCTTTGGCGATTTTCTGTATGACTCGGATGAACTGACCATTTTGGAGGACGAAGTGCGCGCGTTTCGGAGTGCTGGGGCAGATGGCGTTGTCATCGGTTGCCTGACCGCGGATGGCGATTTGGACATGCCCGCCATGTCCCGCTTGATGGAGGCCGCAGCTGGTATTCCAGTGACCTTACACCGGGCATTTGATGTCTGCTCCGACCCGCAAAAGGCATTGGAACAAGCCAAGCAGCTAGGCGTTTCCACCATCCTGACATCGGGCGCTAAGGCCAGTGCCTTGGAGGGCAAAGCGCTTTTAGTCGACCTTCACGCTCAGGCCGGTGAAATCGAAATCCTGGCCGGGGCGGGCATCAACGCGCAGGCTATTGCCCGCCTGGTACAGGACACCCCGCTTTCCAGCTTCCATATGTCGGGCAAGACCGTGCTCCACAGCGGCATGCGTTACCGCAATCCCGATGTGTTTATGGGGCTTCCCGGCATCCCGGAAGACCAAATCTGGCAAACCGATGCCGAAGCTATCCGCGCCGCACGAACGGTCCTGGAACAGGCATAA
- a CDS encoding flavodoxin family protein, with protein sequence MKIVAINGSPRKGGNNAQCLERMGKVFAAEGIDFEVVQPGAQVKPCLACYHCLNTGSLHCIQNDDMVNEIIDKCIEADGIILASPVYHGGIAGNMKCVMDRILLAACCGQNQFHHKVGAALCTLRRSGGMETYQQLLGLMDAMEMVIVTSDYWNAVHGAEIGEAMQDIEGVEVIEKLARNMAWMVKVIDAAKGKIDPPETHPRTMMNFIR encoded by the coding sequence ATGAAAATCGTAGCGATCAATGGCAGTCCGCGCAAGGGCGGTAACAATGCGCAATGTCTGGAACGGATGGGCAAAGTCTTTGCTGCCGAAGGCATCGACTTTGAAGTGGTGCAGCCCGGCGCACAGGTCAAGCCCTGTCTGGCATGCTATCATTGCCTCAATACCGGCTCGCTGCACTGCATCCAGAACGATGATATGGTCAATGAGATCATTGATAAGTGCATCGAAGCCGACGGCATCATCCTGGCATCGCCGGTTTATCATGGCGGTATTGCCGGCAATATGAAGTGCGTGATGGACCGTATCCTTTTGGCGGCCTGCTGCGGCCAGAATCAGTTCCATCATAAGGTTGGTGCTGCGCTGTGCACTTTGCGCCGGTCGGGCGGCATGGAAACCTATCAGCAGCTTCTGGGGCTGATGGATGCGATGGAAATGGTGATCGTGACCTCGGACTATTGGAATGCGGTCCACGGCGCCGAAATCGGGGAAGCCATGCAGGACATTGAAGGCGTGGAAGTAATCGAAAAACTGGCGCGCAACATGGCCTGGATGGTCAAGGTGATCGATGCGGCCAAGGGCAAGATCGATCCTCCGGAAACCCATCCGCGCACGATGATGAATTTCATTCGATAA
- a CDS encoding YihY/virulence factor BrkB family protein has protein sequence MITASKDHFWIIRQLFSRYFREGIPQAAAELSYFLLFSFCPILMFLTSVLAQIHLSEQAIYTFTQFLPHSVQIMIQNYIAYVYAQPSLRPMLVGTILTIYFLSRAVRSLMRAVNEIYRVHGRRGTVYQIVMSLVFTCGFLLAIIGTLSLVVFGRTAFRMLREWFPVPVMVTDAIEGISMPVAVCIIFFFVLLVNKLLPNMRLKWRQVLPGSLLSFGAWWAISMAFSFYVDNLGRYSLLYGSLGTIIILMLWLYMTSITLLIGPMLNHTLLLHRMDRNRRKKTTS, from the coding sequence ATGATAACGGCAAGCAAAGACCATTTTTGGATTATTCGGCAACTTTTCAGCCGGTATTTTCGGGAAGGCATCCCGCAGGCGGCTGCCGAACTATCCTATTTTCTGCTGTTCTCCTTTTGTCCGATCCTGATGTTTCTCACGTCGGTTCTGGCGCAGATCCACCTGTCTGAGCAGGCAATCTATACGTTTACGCAGTTCCTGCCGCATTCGGTGCAGATCATGATTCAGAACTATATTGCTTATGTATATGCGCAGCCCAGTCTGCGTCCCATGCTTGTCGGTACCATTTTGACTATTTATTTTCTGTCGCGCGCCGTGCGCTCACTCATGCGCGCAGTCAATGAAATCTACCGCGTGCACGGGCGGCGGGGGACCGTCTATCAGATCGTCATGTCTTTGGTGTTTACCTGTGGCTTTTTGCTGGCCATTATTGGAACGCTGTCGCTTGTCGTCTTTGGCCGCACGGCCTTTCGGATGCTCCGTGAGTGGTTCCCGGTACCGGTGATGGTCACCGATGCTATCGAAGGAATCTCAATGCCGGTCGCGGTGTGCATCATCTTTTTCTTTGTGTTGCTCGTCAACAAATTGCTGCCCAATATGCGCCTGAAATGGCGGCAGGTTTTGCCGGGATCGTTGTTGTCCTTTGGGGCATGGTGGGCGATTTCGATGGCCTTTTCGTTTTACGTCGATAATCTGGGGCGATATTCTTTGCTGTATGGCTCGCTAGGCACCATTATTATTTTAATGCTGTGGCTCTATATGACCAGCATCACGCTTTTAATCGGTCCGATGCTCAATCATACGCTTTTGCTGCATCGGATGGATCGGAATCGGAGAAAAAAGACAACGTCTTGA
- a CDS encoding SLOG family protein, which translates to MDHRVTCCFSGYRPEKIPAWTAAGPNVPSMLQTKLEKAIVRAFQDGYRLFVTGMSRGFDLWAAQAVLQQREHLPIRLLCAIPFDGQANSWESSWKTCYQKVLLQADFVHSLAQFYTPDCFYARDHFMVNGSSRLICWFDGLPGGTAFTHRYAKKRGLEIVNLADRQLCLFSEVSSL; encoded by the coding sequence TTGGATCATCGCGTGACTTGTTGCTTTTCCGGCTATCGCCCGGAAAAAATCCCCGCTTGGACCGCAGCCGGTCCGAATGTCCCTTCTATGCTCCAAACCAAACTGGAAAAAGCCATTGTTCGTGCGTTCCAGGATGGCTACCGCCTGTTCGTGACCGGCATGAGCCGCGGCTTTGATCTCTGGGCAGCCCAAGCTGTGCTCCAGCAGCGCGAGCACCTTCCCATTCGGCTTCTGTGCGCGATTCCCTTTGATGGGCAGGCCAACAGCTGGGAATCCAGCTGGAAAACATGTTATCAAAAAGTCCTGCTGCAGGCCGACTTTGTTCATTCGCTGGCACAATTCTATACACCCGATTGTTTTTATGCCCGGGACCATTTTATGGTCAACGGCTCTTCCCGGCTGATCTGTTGGTTCGATGGTTTACCCGGCGGCACGGCTTTCACCCACCGATATGCCAAAAAACGCGGCCTGGAGATCGTCAATCTGGCCGACCGGCAACTCTGTTTGTTTTCGGAGGTAAGTTCTTTATGA
- a CDS encoding pentapeptide repeat-containing protein: MKIPAPRLPSQYTPLTDAAAFVEQARLSFDGELDLRQVSIEHLSFSEASFPRLSLRGVRVVACRFVGCDLSGADWADVQFVDCDFSGCDFTQTSFRRCSFSECKAVGTQWTDAALLEVAMQNCNFSYSNFASCALRKCMFSKCALPHTRFFSCSLQDCAFQPSDWTGATFFQTPLAALDLRAVQLDGLSADLESLRGAQVTRSQAADLAHLFGLRIAPD, translated from the coding sequence ATGAAAATCCCAGCACCCCGTTTGCCCTCTCAATATACACCTTTGACCGACGCGGCAGCATTTGTCGAGCAGGCTCGCCTGTCTTTCGACGGAGAACTTGATCTGCGTCAGGTGTCCATTGAGCATCTGTCATTTTCCGAGGCCTCATTCCCCCGCCTTTCTTTACGTGGAGTACGTGTGGTCGCCTGCCGCTTTGTCGGCTGTGATCTGTCGGGTGCCGATTGGGCGGATGTGCAATTTGTCGACTGCGATTTTTCCGGCTGCGATTTTACGCAAACCAGTTTTCGGCGCTGCTCGTTTTCCGAATGCAAAGCCGTTGGCACGCAATGGACCGATGCGGCACTGTTGGAAGTCGCGATGCAAAACTGCAATTTTTCTTATAGTAATTTTGCCTCATGTGCGCTTCGAAAATGTATGTTTTCCAAATGTGCTTTGCCCCATACCCGTTTTTTCAGCTGTTCACTGCAAGATTGTGCATTTCAGCCGTCTGATTGGACTGGAGCTACATTTTTCCAGACCCCGCTTGCTGCACTGGACTTGCGTGCGGTCCAATTGGATGGCCTGTCGGCCGATCTGGAGTCGTTGCGCGGCGCGCAGGTCACGCGCAGTCAAGCCGCTGACCTGGCGCATTTATTCGGCTTGCGCATTGCACCCGACTAA
- a CDS encoding tRNA (mnm(5)s(2)U34)-methyltransferase: MSLNTLGLAHDFMRRMVQPGAKCIDATAGKGRDTMLLCQLAGESGHVLAFDIQVDAIRQTEERLAQEGLTNATLILDSHSNMAQYAEPESIDCIVFNFGRLPGGDPSIFTTAETSIPAVTAGLQLLKPGGVMSLSIYYGGPNGYAERDRLLEFLQTIDDREASVLVSTWHNRPNDPPISVFVWKNR, encoded by the coding sequence ATGTCTTTAAATACATTAGGGCTGGCGCATGACTTTATGCGGCGCATGGTTCAGCCGGGTGCCAAGTGCATCGATGCAACTGCCGGAAAAGGGCGGGATACCATGCTGCTGTGCCAGTTAGCCGGCGAGAGCGGTCATGTGCTGGCATTTGATATTCAGGTGGACGCTATCCGTCAGACGGAGGAGCGGCTTGCCCAGGAGGGCCTGACCAATGCAACACTCATTTTAGATAGCCATAGCAACATGGCACAATATGCTGAGCCGGAAAGTATCGATTGTATCGTGTTCAATTTCGGTCGCTTGCCCGGTGGTGATCCATCGATCTTCACCACAGCCGAAACATCCATTCCAGCAGTCACGGCCGGTTTGCAGCTGTTAAAGCCGGGTGGCGTCATGAGTCTATCGATTTACTACGGCGGTCCCAATGGATATGCGGAGCGCGATCGGCTGCTGGAATTCTTGCAGACCATCGACGATCGGGAAGCCAGCGTGTTGGTGTCGACCTGGCACAACCGGCCCAACGATCCGCCAATCTCCGTATTTGTATGGAAAAATCGTTAG
- a CDS encoding replication initiator protein A, which translates to MTNTIYIHQPKQAFSFTRLPNFLFEAPTFQPLSNEAKLLYAFILRRAELSRKNGWADEYGRIYLYYPICEVVDLLRCGRQKAVNTLRELQYAGLVEIQKQGCGKPNRIYPKFYEAVSNTDFKKSGYGTPEG; encoded by the coding sequence ATGACAAACACGATTTACATTCATCAGCCGAAGCAGGCGTTCAGTTTCACGCGGCTCCCCAATTTCCTCTTTGAAGCCCCTACATTCCAGCCCTTGTCCAACGAGGCAAAGCTGCTGTACGCCTTTATCCTGCGACGGGCGGAGTTATCCCGGAAAAATGGGTGGGCGGACGAGTACGGGCGGATTTATCTGTACTATCCCATCTGTGAGGTGGTAGACCTGCTCCGCTGTGGGCGGCAAAAGGCGGTGAATACCCTGCGGGAACTGCAATACGCCGGGCTGGTGGAGATCCAGAAGCAGGGCTGTGGAAAACCCAACCGCATTTACCCAAAATTCTATGAAGCGGTTTCAAACACCGACTTCAAGAAATCCGGTTATGGTACGCCGGAGGGCTGA
- a CDS encoding cysteine-rich VLP protein: MKNNPYKDLLPLERRPDGSLYRMTPAQRKRANTLIRRECCCCEGGNCIALDDGDTCTCPQTVSFSVCCKWFRWAVLPLDGELKAEIFRDKDLKRCVVCGGVFVPKSKRAKYCPDCAARVHRWQKTESERKKRSCVDS; the protein is encoded by the coding sequence ATGAAAAATAATCCCTACAAAGACTTGCTGCCGCTGGAACGTAGGCCGGACGGTTCCCTTTACCGCATGACGCCGGCGCAGCGGAAACGGGCAAACACCCTGATACGGCGGGAGTGCTGTTGCTGCGAGGGCGGCAACTGCATTGCCCTTGACGATGGGGACACCTGTACCTGCCCACAGACGGTTTCTTTCTCGGTCTGCTGCAAGTGGTTCCGATGGGCGGTCTTACCGCTGGACGGGGAATTGAAAGCAGAGATTTTCCGGGATAAGGACTTGAAACGCTGTGTGGTCTGCGGTGGTGTGTTTGTCCCCAAATCCAAGCGGGCTAAATACTGCCCGGACTGCGCCGCCAGAGTTCATAGGTGGCAGAAAACCGAAAGTGAACGGAAAAAGAGGTCTTGTGTGGACAGTTAG
- a CDS encoding AAA family ATPase → MIILITGASHTGKTVLAQKLLEKYKYPYLSIDQLKMGLIRSGYTKLTPEDDDKLTGYLWPIVREMIKTAIENKQNLIIEGCYIPFDWEKDFVKEYLDNIRYFCLVMSENYIKNHFDNIKEYASAVESRLDDECCTIESVLEDNAQFLELAKKYNVKYLLIDDKYEIEIDL, encoded by the coding sequence ATGATTATTTTAATAACAGGTGCATCGCATACAGGTAAGACTGTGCTTGCTCAAAAACTGCTTGAAAAGTATAAATATCCTTATTTATCAATAGACCAGCTGAAAATGGGTTTAATTCGTAGCGGCTATACCAAACTCACACCCGAAGATGATGATAAGCTCACAGGGTATCTGTGGCCTATTGTTCGTGAAATGATTAAAACCGCTATAGAAAACAAGCAAAATCTTATTATTGAAGGGTGCTATATCCCTTTTGATTGGGAAAAAGACTTTGTAAAGGAATATCTTGATAACATCCGATACTTTTGTCTTGTAATGAGCGAAAACTATATTAAAAATCATTTCGATAATATCAAGGAGTATGCAAGTGCCGTAGAAAGTCGCTTAGACGATGAATGTTGTACTATAGAAAGCGTTTTGGAAGATAATGCACAGTTTTTGGAACTTGCAAAAAAGTATAATGTAAAATATCTGCTTATCGATGATAAGTACGAGATAGAGATTGATTTATAG
- a CDS encoding transcriptional regulator yields the protein MKDLRVERGLTLERLAEETQTKNHPNADLADLHLSDDMIAFLKSGLVDNALLCELATHPDFPRLMADLEIYVNGIAAKQVQGANAIVDAVSATVMKQHNPGLTDRQLRQLIAAHIDDDSFCRYVIQQDINKIALDLREAHKDDFFSVPEDNPLEDFLQTAEETATTDSDPEQAAMAFICKRLKLNYAKLSDEEKKWLKRIAQKPDLLKNPNPQRGRK from the coding sequence ATCAAAGATCTGCGTGTGGAGCGTGGCCTGACGCTGGAGCGGCTTGCGGAGGAAACCCAAACGAAAAACCACCCAAATGCCGATCTTGCTGACCTGCATTTGAGTGATGATATGATTGCATTTTTGAAAAGCGGGCTGGTGGATAATGCCCTCCTGTGTGAACTGGCGACGCACCCGGATTTTCCCCGGCTCATGGCTGACCTTGAAATCTATGTGAACGGCATAGCTGCAAAGCAGGTGCAGGGTGCAAACGCCATTGTGGACGCCGTGAGCGCAACTGTTATGAAGCAACACAACCCTGGTCTGACTGACCGGCAGTTAAGGCAGCTGATCGCTGCCCACATTGACGATGACAGCTTTTGCCGCTATGTGATACAGCAGGACATAAATAAGATAGCCCTCGACCTGCGTGAAGCCCACAAGGACGATTTTTTCAGTGTCCCGGAGGACAATCCACTGGAAGATTTCTTGCAGACTGCCGAAGAAACCGCCACCACGGACAGCGACCCGGAACAGGCGGCGATGGCCTTTATCTGCAAGCGGCTTAAGCTGAATTATGCGAAACTATCAGACGAGGAAAAGAAATGGCTAAAAAGGATTGCACAGAAACCGGACTTGCTGAAAAACCCAAACCCGCAGCGGGGAAGGAAATAG
- a CDS encoding class I SAM-dependent methyltransferase — protein sequence MSELKQNYYGSLCTEMYEILHEQAPQDELDFYLSYAEKRRKILEPLCGSGRFLVPFLERGFDISGMDLSEEMLAKLKQKAPDAKAIQADIINYAVQEQFDYIFIPSGSISLFTDMSMCQGILQKMKELLAPGGKFVFAVDTVFDRCEEDRDYKVNVSVKTKEGYDLILKGKNHYDEKSQTQFSPSIYELYHGAELLQSETMDFQTHLYQYGEMDEYLRGCGFKSISVYSNYQKEPAVNDQCEMFIYECGI from the coding sequence ATGAGTGAATTAAAACAAAACTATTATGGCAGCTTGTGTACTGAAATGTACGAAATCTTACATGAACAAGCGCCACAGGACGAATTGGACTTTTATCTTTCCTATGCAGAAAAGAGAAGGAAAATCTTGGAGCCTCTGTGCGGCAGCGGACGGTTTTTGGTTCCGTTTTTAGAGCGTGGCTTTGACATCAGCGGGATGGATTTGTCAGAAGAAATGCTGGCGAAATTAAAGCAGAAAGCGCCGGACGCAAAAGCGATACAGGCGGACATCATCAACTATGCCGTACAGGAACAGTTTGATTATATTTTTATTCCCTCTGGCTCCATTTCACTGTTTACAGACATGAGTATGTGCCAAGGAATTTTGCAGAAGATGAAAGAATTGCTGGCTCCCGGCGGGAAATTTGTGTTTGCAGTTGATACCGTCTTTGACCGATGTGAAGAGGACAGGGACTACAAAGTAAATGTTTCGGTGAAAACAAAAGAGGGATATGACTTGATCCTGAAAGGGAAAAACCATTACGACGAAAAAAGCCAGACGCAGTTTTCTCCGTCCATTTACGAACTCTATCACGGAGCGGAATTGCTGCAAAGTGAAACCATGGATTTTCAGACACACCTGTACCAATACGGGGAGATGGACGAATATCTGCGGGGGTGCGGCTTTAAGAGCATATCCGTCTATTCCAATTATCAGAAAGAACCCGCTGTCAATGACCAGTGCGAAATGTTTATCTATGAGTGCGGCATATAG
- a CDS encoding IS3 family transposase (programmed frameshift), producing MGKELFSEELKLAVVQYVLEGHTRKEASEKFCVSCTPIEKWVNLYKLHGAKGLLSRNLVGRQKGFDGEFRLKVLQYKQEHHLSCTQTAMHFCLDVVTVCRWEKKFQKEGARGLMKKQATKGSEKRQKKQEQSELQQENKRLSEENYRLRMENEYLEKLNALIQKREEPRISDVVAAVTELRRDYPLAALLKLAGIPRSTYYYHSRKANAVDKYAKERAEIIAIYQENQGRYGYRRIGMELRNRGFCLNHKTVQKLMKESGLKCMVRMKKYRSYRGEVGKIAPNLLARDFHAERPNQKWVTDVTEFSLFGNKLYLSPVLDLYNGEIISYAISERANYRQVDEMLDKAFSRLPDSSGLILHSDQGWQYQNVRYQKRLLEKGIRQSMSRKGNCLDNAVMENFFGLLKSELLYLRTFQSLDEFCQELIAYLEYYNHNRIKEKLNGLSPVQYRIQNGFAA from the exons ATGGGAAAAGAATTGTTCAGTGAGGAATTAAAATTAGCAGTTGTTCAGTATGTACTGGAAGGGCATACACGCAAAGAGGCATCCGAGAAATTTTGCGTATCCTGTACGCCGATTGAAAAATGGGTAAACTTGTATAAGCTGCATGGTGCAAAAGGACTTCTAAGCAGAAATCTGGTTGGCCGACAAAAAGGCTTTGATGGCGAGTTTCGCCTAAAAGTGTTACAATACAAGCAGGAACATCACTTATCCTGTACACAGACAGCTATGCACTTTTGCCTTGATGTTGTAACAGTGTGCCGGTGGGAGAAGAAATTCCAAAAGGAAGGTGCACGGGGACTTATGAAAAAGCAGGCGACAAAAGGTAGCGAAAAACGACAAAAGAAGCAGGAACAGTCGGAGCTGCAACAGGAAAACAAGCGGCTGTCAGAAGAAAATTACCGGTTGAGAATGGAGAATGAATACCTAGAAAAATTAAACGCGTTAATTCAGAAGCGGGAAGAAC CCCGAATAAGCGATGTTGTGGCTGCTGTTACAGAATTAAGGCGTGATTATCCTCTGGCAGCATTACTTAAACTGGCCGGCATTCCCCGAAGTACATACTACTATCATTCCCGGAAAGCCAATGCTGTGGATAAATACGCAAAAGAAAGGGCGGAAATCATAGCAATTTATCAGGAGAATCAAGGCCGGTACGGGTATCGGCGGATTGGTATGGAATTACGCAACAGAGGCTTTTGTCTGAACCACAAGACGGTACAAAAGCTGATGAAGGAGTCAGGCCTAAAATGTATGGTACGAATGAAAAAGTATCGTTCTTACCGTGGAGAAGTCGGCAAGATTGCACCAAATCTACTGGCTAGAGATTTCCATGCGGAAAGGCCGAATCAGAAATGGGTAACTGATGTGACTGAGTTTTCCCTGTTTGGAAACAAACTTTATCTTTCTCCTGTGCTTGACCTGTATAATGGTGAGATCATCAGCTATGCCATCAGTGAACGGGCTAATTACCGCCAGGTGGATGAGATGCTGGATAAAGCATTCTCCCGGCTCCCGGACAGCAGCGGGCTGATCCTTCATTCGGATCAGGGCTGGCAATATCAGAACGTCAGGTATCAAAAAAGACTGTTAGAAAAAGGCATTCGGCAAAGTATGTCCAGAAAGGGAAACTGTCTGGACAATGCGGTTATGGAAAACTTCTTCGGACTGTTAAAATCGGAACTGCTATACCTGCGGACGTTCCAATCATTAGACGAGTTCTGCCAGGAACTGATCGCTTATCTTGAATACTATAACCATAACCGAATCAAAGAAAAATTGAATGGGTTAAGTCCTGTCCAATACAGAATTCAAAATGGCTTTGCCGCATAA
- a CDS encoding helix-turn-helix domain-containing protein → MKAVGKRLKSRRESIGLSQVKMAEAIGSTQSSINRYENGQSTPSVELFRRYADYFDVSLDYIFARTDKPQGVIYEFKPKAAPEREEMRRFIEMCFDPQSPMNEKLKETLFRMMEENR, encoded by the coding sequence ATGAAAGCAGTGGGTAAGCGATTGAAGTCCCGGCGGGAGAGTATCGGCCTTTCACAGGTAAAAATGGCTGAGGCCATCGGCTCCACACAGTCCAGTATCAACCGCTATGAGAATGGGCAGTCCACCCCATCTGTGGAACTATTTCGCCGCTATGCAGATTACTTTGATGTATCCTTAGATTATATCTTTGCCCGGACGGATAAGCCCCAGGGAGTAATATACGAGTTTAAGCCTAAAGCCGCTCCAGAGCGTGAGGAAATGCGACGCTTTATTGAGATGTGTTTTGACCCACAATCTCCTATGAACGAAAAGCTAAAGGAAACACTGTTCCGTATGATGGAGGAAAACAGATGA
- a CDS encoding MarR family transcriptional regulator, with translation MSKELFVKAEEVARELGISKPYAYKLVREMNEELKQKGFITIPGRVSRRYFEEKFYGLRDEQ, from the coding sequence ATGAGCAAGGAACTGTTTGTAAAGGCGGAAGAAGTAGCCAGGGAACTGGGTATCTCCAAGCCCTACGCCTACAAACTGGTGCGGGAGATGAACGAGGAACTGAAACAGAAAGGCTTTATCACCATTCCCGGACGGGTGAGCAGGCGCTACTTCGAGGAAAAATTCTACGGACTGCGGGATGAGCAGTAA
- a CDS encoding helix-turn-helix domain-containing protein gives MTVGDKIKKIRTFRGMTQKELGLAVGFEEKGADNRIAQYETNYRVPKRELLDKIAEALRVDRQNFYTIAPGSAEDFMRTFFWLDEDSPGAIRLFQLVRNPGRAGAADDTAVRYNDGDDWPAHPPVGMYFQYGLVDEFMREWLLRQQELHAGEITRDEYFEWKLNWPHTCDDSKESEYYIPWRKNK, from the coding sequence ATGACAGTCGGAGATAAGATAAAGAAAATCCGCACCTTTCGAGGTATGACACAAAAGGAATTGGGGCTTGCTGTCGGCTTTGAGGAAAAGGGAGCAGACAACCGTATCGCACAGTACGAAACGAATTACCGTGTCCCCAAGCGGGAGTTGCTGGACAAGATTGCCGAGGCGCTGCGGGTAGACCGCCAGAATTTCTACACCATCGCCCCCGGCTCCGCCGAGGATTTCATGCGGACATTCTTCTGGCTCGACGAGGACAGCCCCGGCGCTATTCGCCTGTTCCAACTTGTCCGCAATCCAGGCAGGGCGGGGGCCGCTGATGATACCGCTGTACGGTACAATGACGGCGACGACTGGCCCGCACACCCTCCCGTGGGTATGTACTTCCAGTACGGCCTTGTGGACGAGTTTATGCGGGAATGGCTTTTGCGCCAGCAGGAGTTACACGCCGGGGAGATCACCAGGGACGAGTATTTTGAATGGAAACTTAACTGGCCCCATACCTGCGACGACAGCAAAGAAAGCGAGTATTATATCCCCTGGCGAAAAAACAAATAA